In the Hylaeus volcanicus isolate JK05 chromosome 1, UHH_iyHylVolc1.0_haploid, whole genome shotgun sequence genome, one interval contains:
- the LOC128882013 gene encoding BUD13 homolog isoform X1 has product MEKKVLNQKEYLKKYLSSGDGDDKKKKKKKKTKVGAKTVKIIDDDIDLKNMRPIDESEFDIFISAEDAPQIAGIVDERGPVDFGDKRRWKIVADNEDGDLTITSQDQKNKQSKKVRNNSDDDSTLLKKQKKYLEDDLSPPRMSKSERKKKNRACVEEDGEGNSDFSPPRRKSKKHTNSKHKVSQNVSDSDSNSEPDILSNKMRKKTKRRGKSSESDLSPPRQSKIYDSDLSPPRKSKHVSQKNIKHMSNSDSDMSPPRKSRKDSDSELSPPRSKKSKNYDSDLSPPRRSKKHEYDKRNSKQRKDSDSDLSPPRRHEKHINSHSNSNRNDKNNDSDLSPPRQSKKHKSSYFDSKKNRYNDLSPARQHKYRVSHANSYKESRTFKHSEKSSRTARRYDGDTSPPRRKNRELDRSRSSSKEDARDSFKSKKNKWNDKYDSKHQSHGESSHRKEKYVTDGYDGKKLKSKYRDDTEDSGNRMKKTLDGKKAGLQDARSLREETEAYKKREAEHFSKLSKEVTGIGQATIVRDTKTGRKRNLEAEAAEKREKQKRQAELDEKYAKWGKGLKQVEDREEKLKDDLYEMSKPLARYADDADLDRTLREQEREGDPMLEYIKQKQIKEGKRKPDGPKYEGSFMPNRFGIKPGHRWDGVDRSNGYEKRWFETQNAMVARQEEAYKWSTSDM; this is encoded by the exons ATGGAGAAGAAAGTTCTAAatcaaaaagaatatttgaagaaGTATTTGTCTTCGGGAGATGGTGAcgataagaaaaagaagaagaagaagaagacgaaagtGGGTGCGAAAAC AGTAAAGATCATTGATGATGACATAGACCTGAAGAATATGAGACCAATCGATGAGAgtgaatttgatattttcatctCTGCCGAGGATGCACCTCAAATTGCTGGTATAGTGGATGAACGAGGACCAGTTGATTTTGGAGATAAAAGAAGATGGAAAATTGTAGCTGATAACGAAGATGGAGACCTAACTATTACCAGCCAAgatcaaaaaaataaacaatctaaGAAAGTAAGAAATAACTCTGACGATGATTCAACTCTgcttaaaaaacaaaagaaatacttGGAAGATGATTTGTCTCCACCAAGAATGTCCAAATctgaacgaaagaaaaagaatagagCATGTGTAGAAGAAGATGGCGAAGGAAACAGTGACTTCAGCCCACCTAGAAGAAAATCTAAAAAGCATACTAATTCCAAACATAAAGTTTCACAGAATGTTAGTGATAGTGACAGTAATTCAGAACCTGATATTCTATCCaataaaatgagaaagaaaacaaaaagaagagGTAAATCATCTGAATCAGATTTGAGTCCACCCAGACAATCTAAAATTTATGACTCAGATTTAAGTCCGCCTAGAAAAAGTAAACATGTATctcagaaaaatataaaacacatgAGTAACAGTGATTCGGATATGAGTCCTCCTCGAAAAAGTAGGAAAGATTCTGATTCTGAGTTGAGTCCACCAAGaagtaaaaaaagtaaaaattatgattCAGATTTAAGCCCACCAAGAAGAAGTAAAAAACACGAAtatgataaaagaaattcaaaacaaaGGAAAGATTCCGATTCAGATTTAAGTCCACCAAGAAGACATGAGAAACATATAAACTCGCACTCAAATTCTAATAGGAATGACAAAAACAATGATTCCGATCTTAGTCCACCTAGGCAAAGTAAAAAGCACAAAAGTTCATATTTCGACTCTAAAAAGAATAGATACAATGACTTAAGTCCAGCCAGGCAACACAAATACAGAGTCTCGCatgcaaattcatataaaGAAAGCAGAACTTTTAAACATTCTGAGAAGAGTTCTAGGACAGCCAGAAGGTATGATGGAGATACTAGTCCACCTCGCAGAAAGAACAGAGAATTAGACAGAAGTCGGAGTAGTTCTAAGGAAGATGCGAGAGACTCTTTTAAGTCTAAGAAGAACAAATGGAACGATAAGTACGACTCGAAACATCAGTCGCACGGGGAAAGCTCTCACAGAAAGGAGAAGTATGTAACAGATGGCTATGATGgcaagaaattaaaatcaaaatatagaGATGATACAGAAGATAGTGGAAATCGAATGAAGAAAACATTAGATGGAAAAAAAGCTGGACTACAAGATGCAAGGTCATTGCGAGAGGAAACGGAGGCGTATAAGAAACGAGAAGCTGAACACTTCAGCAAG CTCAGCAAAGAAGTTACCGGAATTGGTCAAGCTACGATTGTACGAGATACTAAAACTGGTAGAAAACGTAATTTAGAAGCAGAAGCAGCCGAGAAAcgtgaaaaacaaaaacggcAAGCAGAATTGGACGAAAAATATGCTAAATGGGGTAAAGG gTTAAAACAAGTAGAGGATCgcgaggaaaaattaaaagacgaTCTATATGAAATGAGTAAACCATTAGCAAGATATGCAGATGATGCCGACTTAGATAGGACACTTAGAGAACAAGAAAGAGAAGGTGATCCCATGCTGGAATACATCAAGCAAAAGCAGATTaaagaaggaaagagaaaACCAG atGGACCAAAATACGAAGGATCGTTTATGCCAAATCGGTTTGGTATTAAACCCGGTCATCGGTGGGATGGGGTCGACAGAAGTAATGGATATGAAAAACGATGGTTCGAAACACAAAACGCGATGGTAGCTCGCCAGGAAGAAGCTTACAAATGGAGTACTTCCGACATGTGA
- the LOC128882013 gene encoding BUD13 homolog isoform X2: MRPIDESEFDIFISAEDAPQIAGIVDERGPVDFGDKRRWKIVADNEDGDLTITSQDQKNKQSKKVRNNSDDDSTLLKKQKKYLEDDLSPPRMSKSERKKKNRACVEEDGEGNSDFSPPRRKSKKHTNSKHKVSQNVSDSDSNSEPDILSNKMRKKTKRRGKSSESDLSPPRQSKIYDSDLSPPRKSKHVSQKNIKHMSNSDSDMSPPRKSRKDSDSELSPPRSKKSKNYDSDLSPPRRSKKHEYDKRNSKQRKDSDSDLSPPRRHEKHINSHSNSNRNDKNNDSDLSPPRQSKKHKSSYFDSKKNRYNDLSPARQHKYRVSHANSYKESRTFKHSEKSSRTARRYDGDTSPPRRKNRELDRSRSSSKEDARDSFKSKKNKWNDKYDSKHQSHGESSHRKEKYVTDGYDGKKLKSKYRDDTEDSGNRMKKTLDGKKAGLQDARSLREETEAYKKREAEHFSKLSKEVTGIGQATIVRDTKTGRKRNLEAEAAEKREKQKRQAELDEKYAKWGKGLKQVEDREEKLKDDLYEMSKPLARYADDADLDRTLREQEREGDPMLEYIKQKQIKEGKRKPDGPKYEGSFMPNRFGIKPGHRWDGVDRSNGYEKRWFETQNAMVARQEEAYKWSTSDM; the protein is encoded by the exons ATGAGACCAATCGATGAGAgtgaatttgatattttcatctCTGCCGAGGATGCACCTCAAATTGCTGGTATAGTGGATGAACGAGGACCAGTTGATTTTGGAGATAAAAGAAGATGGAAAATTGTAGCTGATAACGAAGATGGAGACCTAACTATTACCAGCCAAgatcaaaaaaataaacaatctaaGAAAGTAAGAAATAACTCTGACGATGATTCAACTCTgcttaaaaaacaaaagaaatacttGGAAGATGATTTGTCTCCACCAAGAATGTCCAAATctgaacgaaagaaaaagaatagagCATGTGTAGAAGAAGATGGCGAAGGAAACAGTGACTTCAGCCCACCTAGAAGAAAATCTAAAAAGCATACTAATTCCAAACATAAAGTTTCACAGAATGTTAGTGATAGTGACAGTAATTCAGAACCTGATATTCTATCCaataaaatgagaaagaaaacaaaaagaagagGTAAATCATCTGAATCAGATTTGAGTCCACCCAGACAATCTAAAATTTATGACTCAGATTTAAGTCCGCCTAGAAAAAGTAAACATGTATctcagaaaaatataaaacacatgAGTAACAGTGATTCGGATATGAGTCCTCCTCGAAAAAGTAGGAAAGATTCTGATTCTGAGTTGAGTCCACCAAGaagtaaaaaaagtaaaaattatgattCAGATTTAAGCCCACCAAGAAGAAGTAAAAAACACGAAtatgataaaagaaattcaaaacaaaGGAAAGATTCCGATTCAGATTTAAGTCCACCAAGAAGACATGAGAAACATATAAACTCGCACTCAAATTCTAATAGGAATGACAAAAACAATGATTCCGATCTTAGTCCACCTAGGCAAAGTAAAAAGCACAAAAGTTCATATTTCGACTCTAAAAAGAATAGATACAATGACTTAAGTCCAGCCAGGCAACACAAATACAGAGTCTCGCatgcaaattcatataaaGAAAGCAGAACTTTTAAACATTCTGAGAAGAGTTCTAGGACAGCCAGAAGGTATGATGGAGATACTAGTCCACCTCGCAGAAAGAACAGAGAATTAGACAGAAGTCGGAGTAGTTCTAAGGAAGATGCGAGAGACTCTTTTAAGTCTAAGAAGAACAAATGGAACGATAAGTACGACTCGAAACATCAGTCGCACGGGGAAAGCTCTCACAGAAAGGAGAAGTATGTAACAGATGGCTATGATGgcaagaaattaaaatcaaaatatagaGATGATACAGAAGATAGTGGAAATCGAATGAAGAAAACATTAGATGGAAAAAAAGCTGGACTACAAGATGCAAGGTCATTGCGAGAGGAAACGGAGGCGTATAAGAAACGAGAAGCTGAACACTTCAGCAAG CTCAGCAAAGAAGTTACCGGAATTGGTCAAGCTACGATTGTACGAGATACTAAAACTGGTAGAAAACGTAATTTAGAAGCAGAAGCAGCCGAGAAAcgtgaaaaacaaaaacggcAAGCAGAATTGGACGAAAAATATGCTAAATGGGGTAAAGG gTTAAAACAAGTAGAGGATCgcgaggaaaaattaaaagacgaTCTATATGAAATGAGTAAACCATTAGCAAGATATGCAGATGATGCCGACTTAGATAGGACACTTAGAGAACAAGAAAGAGAAGGTGATCCCATGCTGGAATACATCAAGCAAAAGCAGATTaaagaaggaaagagaaaACCAG atGGACCAAAATACGAAGGATCGTTTATGCCAAATCGGTTTGGTATTAAACCCGGTCATCGGTGGGATGGGGTCGACAGAAGTAATGGATATGAAAAACGATGGTTCGAAACACAAAACGCGATGGTAGCTCGCCAGGAAGAAGCTTACAAATGGAGTACTTCCGACATGTGA